A section of the bacterium genome encodes:
- a CDS encoding periplasmic heavy metal sensor, whose product MASSNKKKFYTGLFIFLVVANIVSLSALWYTLYKKDIPVPHPVMAGPDRKPKVMDFLCDRLNLNPSQIAEFEKMRRDHFNQIRHLNDDIRPLRKNLFNEIFKENPDTAKIGMFARKIGYFSGLREKFIAQHFEALTKVCNNRQRRVLQELVDRSSKRFSNNGYRDTRNNNMHHGRKNGKRQR is encoded by the coding sequence ATGGCATCGTCAAATAAGAAAAAGTTCTATACCGGCCTGTTTATTTTTCTTGTTGTTGCAAATATTGTTTCATTATCAGCATTGTGGTATACTCTTTATAAAAAGGATATCCCTGTACCGCATCCTGTGATGGCAGGGCCTGACAGAAAACCGAAGGTAATGGATTTTTTATGTGACAGGCTTAACCTTAATCCCTCTCAAATCGCTGAATTTGAGAAAATGAGAAGAGATCATTTTAATCAGATACGGCACTTAAATGATGATATCAGGCCTTTGAGAAAAAATCTTTTTAATGAGATTTTCAAGGAGAATCCGGATACTGCGAAAATAGGAATGTTTGCAAGGAAAATAGGGTACTTTTCAGGCCTGAGAGAAAAATTTATAGCTCAGCATTTTGAAGCTTTAACAAAGGTATGTAATAACAGACAGCGAAGAGTTCTTCAGGAGCTTGTTGACAGGTCTTCAAAAAGATTTTCAAATAACGGATATCGCGATACACGTAACAATAATATGCACCATGGCAGGAAAAACGGGAAAAGACAAAGATAA
- a CDS encoding periplasmic heavy metal sensor, translating to MRRITVLTIGLLAFAASVMAQKPMGMRMEGQQREPGMHKSMGMHHNMLPNLTEDQQKKIETLRTKFMKDGLNIRNQIAEKRARLNTLRTADKLNTSEINKVIEDIGSLRTRMMKMGESHRQEVRALLTEEQRVVFDSMHNRMGKGCMKGRGRRR from the coding sequence ATGAGACGTATAACTGTATTAACAATCGGATTACTGGCGTTTGCCGCAAGTGTGATGGCACAGAAACCTATGGGTATGAGAATGGAAGGGCAGCAGCGTGAGCCCGGAATGCACAAGAGCATGGGCATGCATCACAATATGCTGCCGAATTTAACTGAAGACCAGCAGAAAAAGATTGAAACTCTGAGGACCAAATTTATGAAAGACGGTTTGAATATCAGAAATCAAATTGCTGAAAAACGGGCAAGGCTAAATACTCTCCGGACTGCTGACAAACTTAATACATCGGAAATCAATAAGGTTATTGAAGATATCGGCTCTCTAAGGACCAGGATGATGAAAATGGGCGAATCTCACAGACAGGAAGTAAGAGCATTGCTTACCGAGGAACAGAGAGTTGTTTTTGACAGTATGCACAACAGAATGGGTAAAGGATGTATGAAGGGCAGAGGACGCAGAAGGTAA
- a CDS encoding TonB-dependent receptor: MIQNKNNIIPYICTILLLTLFFSSIAFAEKSLNKSDIKGYVIDAKSGEALPYANIRLKGTNRGTTTNTDGYFVLVDVPIGKCSIQVNYIGYISKIIEVKNTYAGITPLIIGMKPTVIALQGVTVTAQAEMLDVSAKQVSQVTFSPRQLSSLPNIGEVDIFRTMQLLPGISGANEGESGLYVRGGTPDQNLILFDGMTIYHVDHFFGFFSAFNTDAIKDIQLIKGGFPAKYGGRLSSVINLTGKTGNKNKRQFGFGANLLSANAYFETPVFNKGTFLIAGRRSYTDFIRSSLYDNIYGFVTGDDSGGIVGGQVSRKGGRAGAQSAEFLPSFYFYDFNSKLTLNLSSKDIINFSIYSGKDNLDKSQDYSNMPLKFSGTEESTTLKTTDYTRWGNMGFSGKWSRQWQDRFHTDMLLAYSKYFSDFDRTRNLSDNTPVVDDSVSNVHGFSFASKEDNTVNDLTFRLDADWFVTKSHTLNFGFETSQFDSKYLATLNDTTEILNKANNSLQYSLYLQDRWKVKSAELTLGLRSIYYQETARKLYLEPRASINIPLTDKIQLKGAWGHYHQFVNRIINEKVSEGSTDFWFLADDNLKPSFAEHYICGLSYENNHYVFSADAYYKDLDNLIEFSRRYNSKANYNDRFFIGTGVAKGLEFLAQKKRGKLTGWVGYTLGKVEHTFPAFNNGKPFPASHDRRHEVNIVAKYNWGPWTFSTTWVFASGKAYTAPESQYYLDLLNGETESYIHVSDKNSNRLLDYHRLDLSISRKFESNKLATEMGISVFNAYNHKNVWYREYNLDTTPITITDALMLGFTPTVYFKMKLK, translated from the coding sequence ATGATTCAAAATAAAAATAATATTATACCGTACATTTGCACGATATTACTTTTAACTTTGTTCTTTAGCAGCATAGCATTTGCTGAAAAAAGTTTAAACAAGAGCGATATTAAAGGGTATGTTATAGATGCAAAGAGCGGAGAGGCATTACCCTATGCCAATATAAGATTAAAAGGTACTAATAGAGGTACAACGACCAATACCGATGGATATTTTGTGCTGGTAGATGTGCCTATCGGCAAATGCTCTATACAAGTCAATTATATCGGATATATTTCAAAAATTATTGAAGTAAAAAATACATATGCCGGTATTACGCCGCTTATTATAGGAATGAAGCCGACAGTGATTGCATTACAAGGAGTAACCGTTACTGCCCAGGCAGAAATGCTTGATGTTTCTGCAAAGCAGGTAAGTCAAGTTACATTTTCACCAAGGCAATTATCGTCTCTGCCTAATATAGGTGAAGTAGATATTTTTCGTACGATGCAGCTTCTACCAGGTATTAGCGGAGCAAATGAGGGTGAATCCGGTCTTTATGTCCGGGGAGGTACTCCGGATCAGAACCTGATTCTTTTCGATGGCATGACTATTTATCATGTTGATCATTTTTTCGGTTTTTTCAGTGCATTTAATACTGATGCAATTAAGGATATTCAGCTTATAAAAGGCGGTTTCCCCGCAAAGTATGGCGGCAGACTTTCAAGTGTTATTAATCTAACCGGTAAAACCGGAAATAAAAATAAACGGCAATTTGGTTTCGGGGCTAATCTTTTAAGTGCAAATGCCTACTTTGAAACACCGGTTTTTAATAAAGGTACTTTTTTAATAGCAGGCAGACGTTCTTATACAGATTTTATCAGAAGTTCTTTGTATGATAATATTTATGGCTTTGTGACCGGTGATGACTCAGGCGGTATTGTTGGAGGCCAAGTGAGCAGGAAAGGCGGCCGAGCTGGTGCACAATCAGCAGAGTTTCTACCAAGTTTTTATTTTTATGATTTTAACAGTAAACTGACTTTGAACCTTTCATCAAAAGATATTATCAATTTTAGTATTTATAGCGGTAAAGATAATTTAGATAAATCACAGGATTATAGCAATATGCCACTTAAATTCAGTGGTACGGAGGAAAGTACAACACTTAAAACAACAGACTATACAAGATGGGGAAACATGGGTTTCTCCGGTAAATGGTCCAGACAATGGCAGGATCGTTTTCATACGGATATGCTATTAGCATATTCAAAATATTTCAGTGATTTTGATAGGACTCGAAATTTAAGTGATAATACACCAGTTGTTGATGATAGTGTAAGTAATGTACATGGTTTTTCCTTCGCATCAAAAGAAGATAATACTGTTAATGACCTAACCTTTCGCTTAGATGCCGACTGGTTTGTAACTAAATCTCATACTCTCAATTTTGGTTTTGAAACTTCTCAATTTGATTCCAAGTATTTGGCAACACTAAACGATACAACTGAGATATTAAATAAAGCAAATAATTCATTACAGTATTCTCTCTATTTACAGGATAGATGGAAAGTTAAATCAGCAGAATTAACTCTTGGGCTTAGAAGCATTTATTATCAAGAAACTGCCAGAAAGTTGTATCTTGAACCGCGTGCTTCTATTAACATTCCTTTAACAGACAAAATACAGCTAAAAGGCGCGTGGGGACATTACCATCAGTTTGTTAATCGAATTATAAATGAGAAAGTATCTGAAGGAAGTACTGATTTCTGGTTCTTAGCAGATGATAATCTTAAACCGAGCTTTGCAGAACATTATATATGCGGATTAAGTTATGAAAATAATCATTATGTTTTTAGTGCGGACGCTTATTATAAAGACCTTGATAACCTCATTGAATTCTCCCGTCGTTATAATAGCAAAGCAAACTATAATGATCGTTTTTTTATAGGTACGGGCGTAGCCAAGGGACTGGAATTTTTAGCACAGAAAAAGAGGGGCAAGCTAACCGGTTGGGTTGGTTATACCCTTGGCAAAGTGGAACATACGTTTCCGGCTTTTAATAACGGCAAACCGTTTCCTGCAAGTCACGACCGCAGGCACGAAGTTAATATAGTAGCAAAATACAATTGGGGACCATGGACATTTTCTACAACATGGGTGTTTGCTTCCGGAAAGGCTTATACTGCACCAGAGAGTCAATATTACCTTGATTTGCTAAATGGTGAAACTGAAAGTTATATACACGTGAGTGATAAGAACAGTAATCGACTGCTGGATTATCACCGTCTAGATCTGAGCATTTCTCGTAAGTTTGAGTCAAATAAATTAGCCACTGAAATGGGTATTAGTGTATTTAATGCATACAATCATAAAAATGTATGGTATCGTGAATATAATTTGGATACAACACCCATTACTATCACTGATGCTCTGATGCTTGGATTTACACCAACAGTTTATTTTAAGATGAAACTAAAGTGA
- a CDS encoding DUF4249 family protein — MKKIYMLGALVALFMVTGCTEDASLVPEADQVVIQGYIFANEPVEDIRITSTLALSSEDTIAPPINDAEVYLMKDGMRYDLQLKDEDGYYYYDGTDLTVEEGDVFEINVNCFGKNASGITQVPPPPKDVAMTSNTLYIPEAVYPGFEIDSTKHVLIINWTEDPSALFYVVMKNLETNPEPIEISGGGKFFGGKRGAFISAPSNMNKYIISFSNVSYYGRYSIKVYRVNKEYLDLYISKKQDSRDLNEPLTNIKNGLGVFSAFNSSIYLYFNVVPE, encoded by the coding sequence ATGAAAAAGATTTATATGTTAGGAGCTTTGGTAGCATTGTTCATGGTTACTGGGTGCACAGAAGATGCTTCTCTGGTTCCGGAGGCAGATCAAGTGGTTATTCAAGGTTATATTTTCGCCAATGAGCCGGTAGAAGATATTCGGATAACAAGTACACTTGCTCTGTCCAGCGAAGATACTATCGCACCGCCGATTAACGATGCAGAAGTATATTTGATGAAAGATGGCATGCGTTATGATCTTCAATTGAAAGATGAAGATGGATATTATTATTACGACGGTACTGATTTAACGGTAGAGGAAGGTGATGTTTTTGAAATTAATGTGAATTGCTTTGGTAAAAATGCCTCCGGTATAACCCAAGTTCCCCCACCCCCGAAAGATGTAGCTATGACATCAAATACATTGTATATTCCAGAGGCAGTATATCCGGGTTTTGAAATTGATTCTACTAAACATGTTTTAATTATTAACTGGACTGAAGATCCATCAGCATTATTTTATGTAGTAATGAAAAATTTAGAAACAAATCCTGAACCAATCGAAATAAGTGGAGGCGGAAAATTTTTCGGTGGAAAACGAGGTGCATTTATTTCTGCCCCATCGAATATGAACAAATATATAATAAGTTTTAGTAATGTGTCCTATTACGGCAGATACAGTATTAAAGTTTATCGTGTCAATAAGGAATATCTTGATTTGTACATATCAAAAAAGCAGGATTCCCGTGATTTGAATGAGCCGTTGACAAATATCAAGAACGGCCTTGGTGTGTTTAGTGCATTTAATAGCAGTATTTATTTATACTTTAATGTTGTGCCTGAATGA
- a CDS encoding response regulator: MSLQSKILIVDDEPGFRKLILKAISRENPECEFEEAEDGENALKKLTSENFNTVILDVNMPVMDGFEVLKSIRDNEKIADLPVIMCTGSNDRDEVMKIIGMGVSGYIVKSTDTDSMTQKLLGLLEKINKNTSNSGIKQDSIEIERIVKALNAKMVVADEDIAFRKQVNSVFRKYYSIVEVENVKVLYDTCFKQKPDIIILGRTSDTYDSKVVMPKLSHIARENDMVIVRVFPNKKFLDIFKKENNDQHAAGITRTMNSELLESQLREIITIPGFLFSIEGRTIRVELRNGCPEDEKSVNKLKQRIITGTENGIKNVCFDLSDWKPDSNDPETGDAENRLAELVESIKESCSGILIEGMTFADTSPLSKYILKDAENEKS, from the coding sequence ATGAGTTTGCAAAGCAAAATTTTAATTGTTGATGATGAACCGGGGTTCAGGAAGCTTATTTTAAAAGCCATATCAAGAGAAAATCCGGAGTGTGAATTTGAAGAAGCGGAAGATGGTGAAAATGCTTTAAAAAAATTAACTTCTGAAAATTTTAATACTGTTATCCTTGATGTAAATATGCCTGTAATGGACGGATTTGAAGTACTGAAATCTATACGTGATAATGAAAAGATTGCCGATTTGCCTGTTATAATGTGCACAGGTTCCAATGATAGAGATGAGGTAATGAAAATAATTGGTATGGGGGTTTCGGGATACATTGTAAAATCAACAGATACGGATTCAATGACTCAAAAACTTTTGGGGCTGCTTGAAAAGATAAATAAAAATACTTCTAATTCGGGAATAAAGCAGGATTCTATTGAAATCGAAAGGATTGTAAAAGCACTTAATGCTAAAATGGTAGTAGCTGATGAAGACATTGCCTTTAGAAAACAGGTAAATTCTGTATTTAGAAAATATTATTCTATTGTTGAAGTTGAAAATGTCAAAGTTCTCTATGATACATGTTTTAAGCAGAAACCGGATATTATTATTCTCGGACGAACGTCAGATACGTATGACAGCAAAGTTGTTATGCCAAAACTCAGCCATATTGCAAGGGAAAATGATATGGTCATTGTCAGAGTATTCCCAAATAAGAAATTTCTTGATATATTTAAAAAAGAAAATAATGATCAGCACGCTGCAGGTATAACAAGGACAATGAATTCAGAGCTTCTTGAAAGCCAATTAAGAGAAATTATTACAATTCCAGGTTTCCTTTTCTCTATTGAAGGAAGGACAATAAGAGTGGAATTGAGAAATGGCTGTCCGGAAGATGAGAAATCAGTCAATAAATTAAAACAGAGAATTATAACCGGAACGGAAAATGGCATAAAAAATGTTTGTTTTGACCTTTCGGATTGGAAACCAGACAGTAATGACCCAGAAACAGGCGATGCAGAAAACAGACTGGCCGAACTGGTTGAATCCATAAAGGAGTCATGCAGCGGAATTTTAATTGAGGGAATGACCTTTGCTGACACAAGCCCTCTTTCAAAATATATTTTAAAAGATGCAGAGAATGAAAAGTCCTGA
- a CDS encoding STAS domain-containing protein — translation MAKQRTKEEMELAVPIGIIWDKMLIVPVVGVLDSRRTQILMEDMLESIQFNKAKVVILDVLGVAAVDSAVANHLLKITKATKLMGCECIISGISPAISETMVNLGIEIEDVVTTSALQDALELAFEKVGYMVVKKEDVKKR, via the coding sequence ATGGCAAAGCAGAGAACAAAAGAAGAGATGGAACTTGCAGTACCAATTGGCATTATCTGGGACAAAATGTTGATAGTTCCTGTTGTTGGTGTTCTGGATTCAAGAAGAACGCAGATTTTAATGGAAGATATGCTTGAAAGCATACAGTTCAACAAGGCAAAAGTGGTAATCCTGGATGTTCTTGGAGTCGCGGCGGTTGACAGTGCTGTTGCAAATCATTTACTAAAAATTACCAAAGCAACAAAATTAATGGGATGTGAGTGCATTATTTCAGGTATTTCTCCGGCTATTAGTGAGACAATGGTAAATCTTGGTATTGAGATTGAAGATGTTGTTACAACATCAGCTCTGCAAGATGCTCTTGAGCTGGCATTTGAGAAAGTCGGTTATATGGTTGTAAAGAAAGAGGACGTTAAAAAAAGATAG
- a CDS encoding STAS domain-containing protein has translation MGPDRMLSGISMDIYQNCLTVLIKTEMSLSVVEDIQNAVLQKINRSGAKKVIMDFSGVEVVDSHLFELISSTYRMIALMGTDVVLTGFTPGVVASLVDSDVNYRGLIIKRSIEEAIDYLTPPSDDEDFIEVQEDHDVPEESEFGDSGQQNVNENLEIDARDEDKDL, from the coding sequence ATGGGGCCAGATAGAATGTTATCCGGAATCAGCATGGATATCTATCAAAACTGTTTAACAGTATTGATTAAAACTGAAATGTCATTATCTGTAGTTGAGGATATACAGAATGCTGTTTTGCAAAAAATAAACAGATCAGGTGCAAAAAAAGTTATTATGGATTTTTCCGGAGTGGAAGTGGTTGATTCTCATCTGTTTGAATTAATTTCATCAACATATAGAATGATTGCTCTGATGGGAACTGATGTCGTGCTTACTGGTTTTACTCCCGGTGTTGTGGCATCCTTGGTAGATTCCGATGTTAATTATAGAGGCCTTATAATAAAGCGTTCTATTGAGGAGGCAATTGACTATTTAACGCCACCTTCTGATGATGAAGATTTCATTGAAGTGCAGGAAGATCATGATGTCCCTGAGGAATCGGAATTTGGCGATTCGGGCCAGCAGAATGTTAATGAAAACCTTGAAATTGATGCGAGAGATGAAGATAAAGATTTATAA
- a CDS encoding anti-sigma regulatory factor, which yields MIQIIIDREEAVKDAIFEAQALAGERGFRKTECVLISTAVSELARNMLLHGNGGELYLSEIDNNGVQGIEVIAEDKGPGIEDIEKAFEDGFSTRGTLGIGLSAVRRIMDEMEVDTEPGKGTRITVRKWN from the coding sequence ATGATTCAAATAATAATTGACAGGGAAGAAGCAGTAAAAGATGCTATATTTGAGGCTCAGGCATTAGCAGGGGAGAGGGGCTTTAGAAAAACCGAGTGTGTACTTATATCTACAGCAGTTTCCGAACTTGCAAGGAATATGCTTTTGCATGGCAATGGAGGTGAATTGTATCTTTCTGAAATAGACAATAACGGAGTTCAGGGAATTGAAGTAATTGCTGAAGATAAAGGGCCCGGTATTGAAGATATTGAAAAAGCGTTTGAGGACGGATTCAGCACGAGAGGAACCCTCGGTATCGGGCTTTCTGCAGTACGCCGGATAATGGACGAAATGGAAGTTGATACAGAGCCCGGAAAGGGGACACGAATTACAGTAAGGAAATGGAACTAA
- a CDS encoding SpoIIE family protein phosphatase, with amino-acid sequence MINVECSYFIRPLEKPFSGDAACVIKTEKCIYCFLFDVLGHGKEAWESAEICVDIVREHYNHDFVHLAEIIHKRLKKDHLRGTVAGFCKVNTYTGSMSYLAFGDVALKLFGKNKTDFIPFRGIIGEVYRTPAVRDVSLSEGDIVILHSDGVHNLISERQYPGLLTDSADVAAKSIVDLFGRETDDASCIVLKVKT; translated from the coding sequence ATGATAAATGTGGAATGCAGCTATTTCATACGACCACTTGAAAAACCCTTTAGCGGGGATGCTGCTTGTGTAATCAAAACCGAAAAATGCATATACTGTTTTCTTTTTGATGTGCTCGGGCATGGTAAGGAGGCATGGGAAAGTGCTGAAATATGTGTCGACATTGTAAGAGAACACTACAATCATGATTTTGTTCATCTTGCTGAAATTATCCATAAAAGGCTTAAAAAGGATCACCTTCGCGGTACTGTTGCAGGATTCTGCAAAGTGAATACTTATACCGGTTCCATGTCATATCTTGCATTTGGTGACGTGGCTTTAAAGCTATTTGGTAAAAACAAAACTGACTTTATTCCTTTTAGAGGAATTATAGGGGAAGTATACAGAACTCCTGCTGTAAGAGATGTTTCCCTGTCTGAAGGAGATATCGTTATTCTGCATTCCGATGGAGTCCATAATCTTATATCAGAGAGGCAGTATCCGGGTTTATTGACTGATTCTGCTGATGTTGCAGCTAAATCTATTGTTGATTTATTCGGCAGGGAAACAGATGATGCTTCATGCATTGTACTAAAGGTGAAGACGTGA
- a CDS encoding PAS domain-containing sensor histidine kinase, which produces MHCTKGEDVITIGSIIIEDSLALTEKRVRIIRLAEDLGFSTITATRLATAVSEIINRALEKNSAAVLSALIGENGEDSSFIFEIKSRKLNSSNYSDNILSILDKVEEYIDQQGFRVFRGFRTIPGTKDFSDKGFIDKLKNDFTSLTNDEARNIAESAHKKLKSVFDSATHISIISTDVDGVITLINSGTVRMLGYNQSDLTGKIMVSNLFIEHELEARSIDFFRETGHFVKGFELFTERIRRYDQDDWECTYVKKDGSQIIVNQIGTAIRNNEGWITGYLFVSQDITRRKEAEQEVLRLASVVKQAKNTIVLTDLDGNIVYANPFFEKTSGYTVKEALGENPRVLKSGIQDDAFYKDLWDTITRGKAWNGVFINKRKDGSLYHEEATIFPIINNKGQIINYAAVKQDVTKRVEAENALKESEENLSSITSSAQDAIIMIDENSRITFWNPAAERIFGYQSTEALGEDIINLIIMSKYRSVFRTGINRFKDKKAELIDERVTEIQGVRKDGDVFPASLSFSSVMIKGMWNGVGIVRDITKQKQAEEALRQNMESLKESNEEIKRFAYIVSHDLRAPLVNLKGFSRELKRGIEVLDPIIKAAIETLDEKSSREIKFAYEEDIPEALEFIEASVEKMDRFISSILTLSRIGRRELTWRKVNIKAVVDEIVKTLSHQITEKNITVKTKNLVKITADKTSIEQIFGNLLDNAVKFMDTDKPGLIEILHEEDSKFHKFSICDNGRGIAEKDMEKVFAIFRRAGKQDKPGEGMGMAYVQTLVKRHGGIIRVESKLGQGTTFFFTISKNPDKSGDLTGV; this is translated from the coding sequence ATGCATTGTACTAAAGGTGAAGACGTGATTACGATTGGGAGTATAATTATTGAGGATTCCCTTGCCCTGACTGAAAAGAGAGTAAGGATAATAAGACTGGCAGAGGATCTGGGATTTTCAACAATAACTGCTACAAGATTGGCTACTGCTGTTTCTGAAATTATTAACAGGGCTCTTGAAAAGAATAGTGCTGCAGTGCTGAGTGCTTTAATCGGGGAAAATGGAGAAGATAGCAGTTTTATATTTGAAATAAAAAGTAGAAAACTGAATAGTTCAAATTATTCGGATAATATTCTGTCAATTCTTGACAAAGTTGAGGAGTATATAGACCAACAGGGATTTAGAGTATTCAGAGGATTCCGCACTATTCCGGGGACTAAAGATTTCTCTGATAAGGGATTTATTGACAAACTTAAAAATGATTTTACAAGCCTTACCAATGATGAAGCGCGTAATATAGCTGAATCTGCTCACAAAAAGCTGAAATCTGTGTTTGATTCAGCTACCCACATTTCAATTATTTCCACTGATGTTGATGGAGTTATAACATTAATTAATTCCGGTACCGTAAGAATGCTTGGGTATAATCAGAGTGATTTGACCGGAAAGATAATGGTATCAAATCTTTTTATTGAGCACGAGCTTGAAGCGCGGTCAATAGATTTTTTTAGGGAAACAGGGCATTTTGTTAAAGGGTTTGAACTTTTTACAGAAAGAATACGACGTTATGATCAGGATGACTGGGAGTGTACGTATGTAAAAAAGGACGGCTCACAAATTATTGTTAATCAGATTGGTACAGCTATCCGTAATAATGAGGGATGGATTACAGGCTATCTGTTTGTTTCTCAGGATATAACAAGAAGAAAAGAGGCTGAGCAGGAGGTTTTGCGTCTTGCTTCAGTTGTCAAGCAGGCAAAGAATACTATTGTTCTTACAGACCTGGATGGTAATATTGTTTATGCGAATCCTTTTTTTGAAAAGACCTCGGGTTATACTGTAAAGGAAGCTCTTGGCGAGAATCCGAGAGTATTAAAATCCGGTATTCAGGATGATGCATTTTACAAAGATCTGTGGGATACAATAACACGCGGCAAAGCCTGGAATGGTGTATTTATTAATAAACGGAAGGACGGATCGTTATATCATGAGGAAGCCACAATATTCCCGATCATAAACAACAAAGGACAAATTATTAATTATGCTGCAGTTAAGCAGGATGTCACAAAACGTGTTGAAGCGGAAAACGCGCTTAAGGAGAGTGAGGAGAATTTAAGCTCTATTACATCTTCTGCTCAGGATGCAATTATAATGATAGATGAGAACAGCAGAATTACTTTTTGGAATCCTGCTGCTGAGAGAATTTTCGGGTATCAAAGTACAGAAGCTCTTGGTGAGGATATTATTAATTTAATCATAATGAGTAAATACAGATCTGTCTTTCGTACAGGGATAAATAGATTTAAAGATAAAAAAGCAGAATTGATTGATGAACGTGTTACTGAAATACAGGGTGTCAGGAAGGATGGTGATGTATTTCCCGCTTCACTTTCATTCTCTTCTGTAATGATTAAAGGTATGTGGAACGGAGTAGGAATAGTCAGGGATATTACAAAACAGAAACAGGCAGAAGAAGCGCTTAGACAAAACATGGAATCTTTAAAAGAGAGTAATGAAGAAATAAAACGTTTTGCTTACATTGTATCCCATGACCTAAGAGCTCCTCTTGTTAATCTGAAAGGTTTCTCGAGAGAACTTAAAAGAGGTATTGAGGTTCTTGACCCCATAATTAAAGCGGCCATTGAAACCCTTGATGAAAAAAGCAGCCGGGAAATTAAATTTGCTTATGAGGAAGATATACCTGAAGCTCTTGAATTTATTGAGGCTTCTGTTGAAAAAATGGACCGATTTATAAGTTCGATTCTTACTTTGTCCCGTATCGGCAGACGGGAATTAACATGGAGAAAAGTCAATATTAAAGCAGTAGTTGATGAAATTGTAAAAACGTTGTCACACCAGATCACAGAGAAAAATATCACTGTTAAAACAAAAAATCTTGTAAAAATAACTGCAGACAAAACATCAATTGAACAGATTTTCGGCAACCTTCTTGACAATGCTGTTAAATTTATGGATACAGATAAGCCCGGATTGATTGAGATACTCCATGAAGAGGATTCCAAATTCCACAAATTTTCTATTTGTGATAACGGGCGGGGAATTGCAGAAAAAGATATGGAAAAGGTGTTTGCAATTTTTCGGCGCGCAGGAAAACAGGATAAACCGGGTGAGGGAATGGGAATGGCATATGTACAGACACTTGTAAAAAGACATGGAGGCATAATCCGGGTTGAATCGAAACTTGGCCAGGGTACAACATTTTTCTTCACAATATCTAAAAATCCGGATAAATCCGGAGATTTAACGGGAGTATGA
- a CDS encoding response regulator gives MMNNQAAATILIVDDNYGHARLIIKNLKRSGLKNNIVHLDNGRRALDYLFGEGEFEGEEHIRDIVLILDLNMPVMDGYQVLKFMRSDKRTRHIPVIVLSTTDDKNEISRCYNLGCNLFMTKQIGCDDFEDTIKRLGQIFSTGEIPRIKDDKNG, from the coding sequence ATGATGAATAATCAGGCGGCAGCTACAATACTTATTGTTGATGATAATTACGGGCATGCAAGGCTAATAATAAAAAATTTAAAAAGGTCAGGTTTAAAAAACAATATTGTACATCTTGATAATGGAAGAAGAGCTTTAGATTACCTATTCGGCGAGGGTGAATTTGAGGGAGAAGAACATATAAGAGATATCGTGTTGATATTGGATTTAAACATGCCTGTAATGGACGGGTATCAGGTACTGAAATTTATGCGGTCTGATAAGAGAACCAGACATATACCGGTAATTGTCCTTTCCACTACAGATGACAAGAACGAAATATCAAGATGTTATAACCTCGGATGTAATCTGTTTATGACAAAACAAATAGGGTGTGACGATTTTGAAGATACAATAAAAAGGTTGGGTCAGATATTCTCCACAGGAGAGATTCCCCGGATAAAGGATGATAAAAATGGGTAA